The following proteins are encoded in a genomic region of Streptococcus sp. 29892:
- a CDS encoding DUF2974 domain-containing protein, with the protein MPNLLNYIEDTQYDSFYDQPLNKLDILALTELSYLPFDRLVPASFTETGIRLDHLAEQFEATYQNDFPPFSMVTKNRLALFALLAKSIRFKSIKAFGFVDDYQLDQEQQFSAISYRLDRQTILTAFRGTDDTIIGWKEDFHMTYMDEIPAQRSAGVYLENIMSSQIGNFYVSGHSKGGNLALYAASQQAPELQERILAIYSFDAPGLHKKHLDAPGYRNIQDRIHPIIPQNSIVGMMLETPKNAQIVQSNTLGILQHISFSWEIEGQDFKSAPTLTNDSLQTDQTLKAWTASLTDEELKEFFDLFFGIFIQAGIERFSDITVNPLQKLQEMDRLRKEFSPQEAEMMDKLIRLLFDTRYQIWKEHVNTSIPSPDISLPDWRKLFQLDHSDNSKTSSGD; encoded by the coding sequence ATGCCGAATTTACTCAACTACATTGAAGATACCCAATATGACAGCTTTTACGACCAGCCCCTCAACAAACTGGACATTTTGGCCCTGACCGAGCTTTCCTACCTCCCTTTTGACAGACTGGTTCCCGCTTCCTTTACAGAAACTGGCATCCGGCTGGACCATCTGGCAGAGCAGTTTGAGGCCACCTATCAGAATGATTTCCCACCCTTTTCTATGGTGACCAAAAACCGCCTAGCCTTATTTGCCCTTCTAGCCAAATCCATACGCTTCAAGTCTATCAAGGCATTTGGCTTCGTTGACGACTATCAGTTGGACCAAGAACAACAATTCTCCGCTATCAGCTATCGCCTAGATAGACAGACCATCTTGACAGCTTTTCGTGGGACTGATGACACTATCATCGGTTGGAAGGAAGACTTCCACATGACCTATATGGATGAAATTCCTGCCCAGCGTTCTGCAGGTGTTTATCTGGAGAACATAATGTCTAGTCAAATAGGGAATTTCTATGTATCAGGACATTCCAAAGGTGGAAATTTAGCCCTTTATGCTGCTAGCCAGCAAGCTCCTGAGTTGCAAGAACGCATCCTTGCTATTTACTCCTTTGACGCACCCGGGCTCCATAAAAAACATTTAGATGCCCCTGGCTACAGAAACATCCAAGACCGTATCCACCCTATCATTCCTCAAAATTCTATTGTAGGAATGATGTTGGAAACACCTAAAAACGCCCAAATCGTACAAAGTAATACCCTCGGTATCTTACAACACATCAGCTTTTCCTGGGAAATCGAGGGACAGGATTTCAAGTCAGCCCCCACCCTGACCAATGACAGCCTCCAAACCGACCAAACCCTAAAAGCCTGGACTGCCAGCCTGACGGATGAAGAATTAAAAGAATTCTTTGACCTCTTTTTTGGTATTTTCATTCAGGCAGGTATTGAGCGTTTCAGCGACATAACTGTCAATCCCCTACAAAAATTACAGGAAATGGACCGATTAAGGAAAGAATTTTCTCCTCAAGAAGCTGAAATGATGGACAAACTCATTCGGCTACTCTTCGATACACGCTACCAAATATGGAAAGAGCATGTTAACACCTCCATTCCAAGTCCAGACATTTCTCTGCCAGACTGGCGCAAACTCTTCCAATTGGATCATTCAGATAACTCAAAAACTAGCTCAGGTGACTGA
- a CDS encoding aminotransferase gives MKLPRFGVEEWLNVHETSATYDIAGVSISALTLDELFALSGTNPEDFYKKLQGTKLNYGWIEGSPAFKEAVSQLYEQVSPEQILQTNGATGANLLVLYSLIEPGDHVISLYPTYQQLYDIPKSLGAEVDLWQIEEEHGWLPDLEKLRQLIRPNTKMICINNANNPTGAVMDRAYLEELAEIAGEVGAYILSDEVYRSFSGLDVPSIIDVYDRGIAVNSLSKTYSLPGIRVGWVAANLEVTDILRDYRDYTMICAGVFDDMVAQLALASRQEILKRNRRILEENLAILDQWIEKEPLVSYIRPAVVSTSFVKIAVDMPMEEFCLQLLQEHGVLLVPGNRFDRDGYVRLGYACEKVTLIKGLEKLSQFLRRFDNKN, from the coding sequence ATGAAATTACCACGTTTCGGTGTTGAGGAGTGGCTAAATGTCCACGAAACCAGCGCCACTTATGACATTGCAGGAGTGTCCATTTCTGCCTTAACCTTAGATGAATTATTCGCCTTGTCGGGTACCAATCCTGAGGATTTTTATAAAAAATTGCAGGGCACCAAGCTCAACTATGGCTGGATAGAAGGCTCGCCAGCATTTAAAGAGGCTGTCAGCCAGCTCTACGAACAGGTCAGTCCCGAACAAATTCTCCAAACCAATGGGGCAACAGGGGCCAACTTGTTAGTTCTTTACAGTTTGATTGAGCCAGGTGACCACGTCATTTCTCTCTACCCGACCTACCAACAACTCTACGATATTCCAAAGTCCTTAGGAGCAGAAGTAGATTTGTGGCAGATTGAGGAAGAGCATGGCTGGTTACCAGACTTGGAAAAACTGCGTCAGCTCATCCGTCCTAACACTAAGATGATTTGCATCAATAATGCCAATAATCCAACTGGTGCAGTCATGGATAGGGCTTATTTGGAAGAATTGGCGGAAATTGCTGGTGAAGTTGGAGCTTACATACTCTCGGATGAAGTCTATCGTTCTTTTTCTGGACTGGATGTGCCGTCTATTATTGATGTCTATGACAGGGGTATTGCGGTTAATAGTCTGTCTAAGACCTATTCTCTGCCAGGTATTCGTGTCGGCTGGGTGGCAGCCAATCTTGAAGTGACAGATATATTGAGAGATTATCGGGACTACACTATGATTTGTGCAGGTGTCTTTGATGACATGGTGGCCCAACTCGCGCTGGCATCTCGCCAAGAGATTTTGAAGAGAAATCGGCGCATTTTAGAAGAGAATTTAGCAATTTTGGACCAATGGATTGAGAAGGAACCCTTGGTTTCCTATATTCGACCAGCGGTCGTATCTACAAGCTTTGTCAAGATTGCAGTGGATATGCCTATGGAAGAATTTTGCTTGCAACTCTTGCAAGAACATGGTGTTCTTCTAGTACCTGGCAATCGGTTTGATCGTGATGGCTATGTCCGTCTGGGCTATGCCTGTGAAAAAGTAACCTTAATTAAGGGCTTGGAAAAGCTATCTCAATTTTTAAGAAGATTCGATAACAAAAACTAG